In the genome of Chryseobacterium arthrosphaerae, one region contains:
- a CDS encoding T9SS type A sorting domain-containing protein, which produces MKKLLLLILFVGTFVGFSNNLKAQLREPSSTTQKADDGVLLAYPNPAKDYLIIKAKDSSLRIKSVTFYSILGMQVANYTVNMNSGEINIEKLKPGKYMIRYILSDNTQKVTQIVKQ; this is translated from the coding sequence ATGAAAAAACTTTTACTTTTAATTTTATTTGTAGGCACTTTTGTTGGATTTTCCAACAATTTAAAAGCTCAGCTTAGAGAGCCGAGTTCCACCACCCAGAAAGCGGATGATGGAGTGTTGCTTGCCTATCCGAATCCTGCAAAGGATTACCTTATCATTAAGGCAAAAGATTCTTCTTTAAGAATCAAAAGCGTGACCTTCTATTCTATTTTGGGTATGCAGGTTGCTAATTATACAGTGAATATGAACTCCGGTGAGATCAATATTGAAAAACTGAAGCCCGGAAAATATATGATCCGTTATATTTTAAGCGACAATACGCAGAAAGTTACCCAGATCGTAAAACAATAA